TGTACATTTAGTATAATCGTTTCCAAGATTTTGActttgtgtgtgtataaacTTTGTGATCATTGATGTTGTATTCAGGAGTTTTATAAGTTGATACAAATGTTATATGATTGGATGGTAACGTGGCAGCTTAGACACCTGACTCCGAAGTTTAGGGTgttatcataaatatattaatcatcTTCCAAGCATCAGGAATGAGTTGACACTGGTTAACTTGAGctgttaaatatatttaatgatatcaAAAGTTATTATTAGGGTTTATTCTCAGAAGAAGATCAGAATTCATCAACTATCAACATTTAACCGAGAtgaagtcatcagagtttgacaTCAACATTAATGTATATCAGAGTCTATCAAAGTCAGAATTCAAGAATGATTGATTCTGTTTGGAGAGATAAGTCGGTTTTGAAGATTCCAGCAATTAGCAGCTATCAATTATAGGATATGTTTTGTATGTCTTATTTattgatataatatatgtaattgaTAGAGTAGTTGTGCAATTATATAAGCACAAATCAGGTTTACACTTGTCGCTCAACATAtttatcattcgtgtaaccaaGCAACTTTCAAGAATATATGTTCATTCTTTGGGAGAGTAGTTTGTAATATGTATGATAGTTTTTGTTTGTCAATATAAAACTGTTCTCCATTTTATCTGTTGATTTTCAATTTGGTTGTTGTCactgtattcaaccccccttctacaataaACTATAAGGACTAACAACTAATATCAGAGTTTTGTGTTGatacacaaacacaaaaaattcaaccaaacaatcatgactaattaaaaaaataaaacacaatAACAACCAATATCGAATATATTAGAATTTCAATTATAAGAATGAATGAATATCCTACATGGAGAGTGAAGATGACCATGTTTATGGAGGTCATTAATCCTGAATATcttgacaggatttatgatggttcTCATAAGCCTACAAAGCTTTCTGGTGATGTTGGAGATGAACAACAATAGATGATTCCAAAAGACAAAAAAGATTACACTACTGAAGATGTATCATCCATCATATAAGATGCTAAAGTAAGGCATCTCCTACATAGCATTCTATACAAAATGATGTCAAATAGAGTTATTAGATGCAAAATTGCTAAAGAAATATTGGATGCCTTGggtattttttaatgaaaaaaaaaaaccttaattTTATTAGTCGTTTAATGGATAAATCGTAATTTGAATCTATATGTTTTAACGTTTGAACTATGTAATTAGCCAATATCATGGATTAACTATATCCAAATATGAGTACAAGATCGAGAAATTTGCTTACTAAAGACACATATAAGATTAACGGGACTGAAATTGAGTAAGAGAGTATCAACGGATTCCTGAGAGCGTTAATACTTGAGAAAGATTTACAATTATATTTCTCTAATTACATGACTCATTGAATTGCTACATGTGGATAGCTGGCTTTGGTTTAAGCATGATGAACCAGTATTGTCCTAAACTTTAGTTAATTGATATAAGTCAGTTTTACATTGCATTATTATTTAGTAAAAACCTTTAACACTTGTATTTTTTGtaaaacaatttgtaataaTCAGAtcaaggggccgtttggttaggGGTGATTAACAAAGGGAAAGGGAAACAATCAGTTTCATTCCCTTTGTTATTGTTTGTTTTATGAAAATCGTCATTCTTTTTCCCCTCTTTTAGTCTTAGGTTTACCCCCAAATCCCTCATGATCCATTCCCCACCCTCCCCTAAGTATTTCTTTTCCATTTCCtgactattattttattttcatttattatttatttcagaTGTTATTAAGATGAAaagtaatatgtaaaatatttttgaaaataaaaaaataaattttaatttaattttttatttaaaaataattttaatataaaaattaataatatttttaaataataaaaggtatcaaactataaaatataaataaactatatattataaacgtaaatatatttgaatcttttgatattaaaatatttgaaattcaaatagaAGGatgatcatataatttttcattccgtttCCGGAACAAAACTAAACATGTAATACAATTCAGTATCAttcatttcattttttcatttctttttctgGATTCTATTCCATTTGCCTGAGTCGAACCAAAAGGCCCCTAAGATTCTTGAAACTTGTCTCCTTGTAGATTCGATCCGTACTTGCTAATATCTATTTACAACATGCACCATACACTTgcggttatttataatcaagaTGAATGCTCATGCATGTAAAGATAAAAATGACCAAAGACTTAAAAATAGCCTCTTAGACTaccaaacatatataatatatgtgtgtaaTATAGGATGGAGCCGACCCCGGCTCCAAGCAAAGCTCCATAACCAAGCAAAAAGCCCATCCGAGCACgatgctaaaaattatttcacatTACTAGAAAAAGTAGATTAGAGATCACTGAATTAACATCAGTTACAAAAGCCACCGATGTTAAAGAGCTTTATTacatcataaatataaaaagcgATGTTAAATAGCATTAATGACATCAATTACGAAAATAACCGTTATctaaactaaattttaaaaaataaaagaaacacGCGGCCACACTATACTCAACCTTTTTTGACAAAACATCTCCCCGCCTTAGCTTATtttcacccccccccccccccccaaatttCAACATCTCTCTCGACACACACAGTCCTCTCACACTCTCGACACTCCCTCTATCTCACCATCTACAATCTCTCTGTGTATCACCTCTTTTCCAACAAGACTAAGGCCTTACTCTCAAGTTTTTTTAGGagagaaagcaagtgaatgCAAGTGGAAGCAAGtgtgctttcactttcatcccacttttggagtgaaagtttTAGAGTGAAAGTATGCTATATTTTCACTCACTTTCACTCGTTTTCCTCCctttaaaaaactcgggagcacgaGTAGGAGTGAAAGTTAGATAACTTTTTTTCCTCTTCACTTGTTTTCCTCCCTTTTTTAAACTCCGGAGCAGGGTGTAAAAGTGTCCAAGCAGAGTAAGATGGCCGACGAGACTCTTTATATCACACTCTCAGTCGAGCAAAGCGACACGGTCGGCCTAGACCGACTAGGATGTCCAAATCCACTCTAGGAGAGGACTATCAGAGAAGCCAGAACTTAAGATTGAGCCTCTATGACCTAGTGAACCCCCAATAGTAATGGCCCAACAACTAACTAGACTGGACGCCAAGAGTCTTCAAAAGGTGTTTGATGTACCAAAACGCAATAACGACCATGctcttaatttttgattttgtttcatgtaTATTTTAGCCTAATTTACACTATCTTATCATTAATACAATAATTATGGTAATACAGTGGGTGTTTTGCCCGAGTTTTTAAACCCGACTTTTGGAGTTTTAAGTTAAAAACACTTACTCATATCGTTTGCGTAAGAACTTGAGATTTataaatagttaaaaatattagctTTTGTTTTATGACGTCtattttttctcaaacactttaatcagttataaatcttaatttacttctaactTCAACATCACTTTTTTTTACGTTAATCAAGAATCACATAAAAACTTAGAGCAtttccaacggtgttggctaaaagtggttggttaaattggacctgtaagacattatgtaaaatttgtcgaaGCTGTAAGCCATTTTGCTTCGATGGCAccggctatattggttggctatatttcagaaatagttagttattattctttcaaattgttataaatagaatgtatattatcatatggtaataaatgatacgAAATCTCGCTACAGATATTGCTACAGGCCTGTAGTGGTTGgccaaatatagccaacatcaattggttggctatatttttagaCAAGAGTTATGTGTGGTTAGAGTGGAGCAAATTTCACgcattatctataatttttatttatgatatgatTTGAATTTAACCTAAGGGTTTTgatgggttggagatgctcttatccAAACTATCCATAATTTTACATGGACTTGTAAAATGTCAGGAAAATGTTAAATCTAATAAATCTATGTGTATCCAATCAGGAAAAAGTAAATTTGATAACCTTATGTGCACTCTTTACCCAAATAAGATCGCCTTTTTCGTTGTTTCTTTACAAACGGAATGAATATGTTTATTTGGAAAAACAGGCATTGTTTTACAAAAAccgaaaaatattaatgaacaaAATAGTATGTACAAAATAGTAAATAATACTATATATAGAGTTTCACAAACTTTGAGCTTGAAAATCAGTGGTCCCACCACCCAACACACAAATTTTTACATTGAATACAAAATTACACACATACAGGATGACTTACTATAATTATACGAGAAAGCAGAAAGCAGAGTTGCTATGTTTTTGATTTGAACTCAAGGGTGTCTTCTTGAGCTAAAAGCACACTCTCTCTTTCTGCTCTATACAGCTTCCAACAATCCCCACTCTAATCCTCTCTGTATATGAACAAATAGTGTATGAAAATGTCTTAATCTCTCTTTATTTACACGTCTTTCTGCATATGATTTAAGTCTTTTTTGCCATTTATGCATTAGGGTTGATCAGATGACTGATTTTATTTGTTGGGTGTTATGGGTTTTTGCTTAACTACTTGTAGGTTTGAAGTTTCATGAGTTTGTGTTTTTTATGCTTTTTCTTCAGAGTTATTACATTGTGCTATTTACTTGTTTCTTTGGTGGTGTGAATATTTTACCCTTTTGAACTTTTAGTTgataatcaagtgagtcatgGAAATGTGTTTGATTATTATGTCTGGGATACTTAGCTATTTTGCATTTAGTGATTTTGCACCCATTAGTTAACATTAGCACACACTGTGGAATTCTCGCATACCCATGCCTATATACGTGTTAGTTCCTTTTAGGGATTGATCGTATACCTAGATGACTAGATCCCCATGTTTATGGAAAAAACAGTTGTGACTTCATGTTTGAGATGTACTCTATTGGCTTGTTTAAGTAGCCCCCCTCGTACCCTGATGACGCCGTAGCCTTGTACCGGGTAAGAcccttttaaaataaataagaattgaGTGGTAAACCTTGCAATAGATTTTTCAATGTTTGGCTGCAACGTTGCATCCTCACCTCAAAGACATaaacatgaacatattaattatGAATCATTAGCTTCTGTTTTACCGGCTTGCTTCAGTAAGGATGATCAGAGTTCAAAGATGTAGATGTTACTAACACGTCTAGGAATACACATGACAAGAACCTGTTGCTGTTAATGCTTGAGTCGTGTTCTTAGAGCATACATGGACGTATACCTACATTATTGTTTCAATAGTTGAGAAGTAATGGAATTCAGGTTCTTCTCTGAGTCTTATCTGTAACTACTTATATTTTAAGTTGTGATACCATATCCTATATTCTCATCTCTAACTCCCACAGTCTACTTGTTCTTCATGGTACTCGCTGTCTATCCAGCTCTGCATATTGCTTCTAAATGTAACAGCTGTATCTTTACATTAGCAGGATGGGAGCAGGGAGGAGAGTGCAAACCTTCAATCTAAATGATACTGCAGTTTCATCTCCAAACAAGGCAGGCAGTAGCACAGACTTCAGATATTTGAGCAAGAAGAATCTTGGGGGAGTCATCTTTGGTTGCACAAATAGTACAATTAAAGAGTGTCTTCATAAACAACTCTTTGGTCAGTCATCTATATAATTAGCATCAGTCACTCTTTGTCTGCTAgttgcatgtttgtatattaagCAGTGTACGATTTTGTTGTCTTGTTATCACACTAGCTATGACCTAGAACTTAATGAACTTTATTAACTTGTAACAGGCTTGCCTGCTTCACACATATCATATGTGAGTAATATTGCCCCTGGTTTGCCTTTATTTCTATTCAACTACACCGATAGAAAACTACATGGGATTTTTGAATCAGCTAGCTCAGGGAGAATGAACATTAATCCATATGGATGGACTCCAGATGGTTCTGGAAGAACACTATATCCAGCTCAGGTACTTCTTTCTGGCAATGGCTATGCTGATACATGATGGAAATATGATAGTTGGTTTCTGGTATTTACCTTGGTTGTTTATACATGAAGGTTGAGATTTGTCTCCGGCTGCAGTGCCAAGCACTGCATGAAGATCAATTCAAACCAATAATTGTCGACAATTACTACAGTGCGACCCATTTCTGGTTTGAGCTGGACCATGTTCAAACAAACAAATTGATGTCTTTATTGTCATCTTTAGCTGTTGCTCCAAGCACCTCGTTGCCACAAAATGTAGCCAAATGGAGAGATCTATTTGAAGTAATACCCTTACCTCACAAAGGAAAGGGAAATCAAGTGAATGAGGCTAATTTGGATGTTGATTTTTATCAACTATATGAATCAAACAGAGATATGCAATTGGCCACTTCAGATGTCGTTCCAGGTTTCAGTGGCAATAGCCAGCCATTAGAACTGCACCTAAAAAAAGGAACTGTGCCTGAAGAAGAGAAGGAACATATATTGATGAAACTAAAAGAAATGACTATTGCACGTGAGCATACAGACTCTTCGCTGAAGAAAAATGTTGAAGATGCTGCTATTGTAAATGATATGAGCATGGAGCATAGCAGCATGttaaaaagaaatgaaatatCAAGAGAAAAGGCTGAACCTGTTAACACATCTGACGATTCTGAAATCATAACCCAGGCATGGGATGTTATAATTACTAGTATCTGCTATATTATGTCTCCTATTATGCCATGTCTGTGCACATACTATAATCCTTTGGTGTCCATTTGCAGTTGATAGAACGGTTAGAAGAGCTAGAGGCTTTTAAAGAAGAACAACTTCGGAGGACTGAACATGCAGAGAAGAAGTTGGTATGATATATCATGTCTTGATTATGATCTTGCatatgtttaatatattttgacatTTCTAATAGTGTTTAGATGAGGTCGTTGTGCATTTCAGTCTTTGACTCCAACAATCTCTTTATATTATTGGCATCATAGGATCGTATAAAATAAATGCTGCTATGATATGATTTGGCTAGAAGTGGCATGAGTGCATTTTTGAATGTCTGTTGAGCCTTTAAAAGGGCAAACATTGGAATAATTAAACAACATTTTACACATATACTAATCGTTTATCTAAAAAACAGCTTTGTACCTTCTCTTCATTCTCTATCCCCTACACTTTGACCATCTCTCTCGTTATCACCATGAATTTGTCCACCCACATAAGAAATCACTTTCTTTGTCTCACCTTTTTTACACCTCTCTCCACCTCAATCACCTGCAACTACTACCTTGAGCAATGACTATTATATGAGAACCAGTCACCACCTAGAACAAATTCCTCTTTAAAAGATCTAGAAGGCAAAAAGGAAACTATTTTTGATACTTCTATCTTCTAACTTCTTACAATAatgatattgatttttttttctagtaAAGCATAGCAGTGATTGTGTTTTTTATTGCTGCTCATACTTATGACACATTTTTTCTAGAAGGCTTGTCATTTAGAACTGAAGTAGAACTGTGCCAGTATTACTAGGACATAAGATATCTAATCTAGTACATCTATCTATTGTGTAATACTATAATCACTTAACAAAACTAGTCTCCGTAACTTGACCGCATTATCTACTTTGATCTTTGTTCTTAATCAGTGTCAAAAAGTCTAATCAATAATGCAGTGGACGGCTTTTTAACTTATACAGGGTCTTCTAAGCTTTCAGCCTATATAATCAAGGACTCCGCCTATGACTTTACATGCCACATTGTAAACCTATGCATGTATATGCTGTCCTTGTCGTCAGGAACCCAGTCCGTCTTTGCTGTTTTTCTGCCTATGTTACTTTGGTGTCTCATAGTATTGCCTGATGTATCAGGTTGAGGCAGAAACAGAAATTCAACAGCTAAAACAGCGGTATATAACACTGGAGTGCAGACTAAATCCTTGCACATACCCTGTTAAGGAGGGAATAATTGAGTTCTCTACTGAGTCTCATCTGAATTTTAAAGAGTTAATATTTCTTGTGGGTGGATATGATGGGAAAACTTGCTTATCTTCATTAGACGCTTATTTACCCTCACAAAATAAGATGAAATCTCTAATGCCTATGAGCGTTGTCCGTTCTCTTGCCTCGGTTGCTATGTTATGTGGGGAGCTTTATGCATTTGGTGGTGGAAATGGTTCTGAATGGTACAACACAGGTGCTAGTCTACACTGCTCTCTCTATTTTTTGTTCTTTAAAACTCATTTATCATTTACATCTTTTTCTTTATGCCTTTTAAGTTGAATCATACAATCCTACTCACAACAAATGGATTCCTCGCCCCTCTCTGAATGGACGACCGAAGGGGAGCTTAGCTGGTGCTACTTTACAACACAAGATTTTTGCAATTGGTGGCGGGAATGGGTGTGAGTCCTTCTCTGAGGTCGAAATGCTAGACTTAGATCTTGGACGCTGGGTTATGACACAATCAATGCTAGAAAAGGTGATGTGCTATTTTCTCGAGGTTTATTTTATCTGTTTATCTAAATCTGGATCATAGACACTTGTACATGCACGAGGATAACTCTAAAATAAGTGTATTTGggttaaatattaatatcagattTTCTTGTCAGCACAAGTAACCAAGGAAAGAGATAAAATGATGCTATATTGATGTTTGCCCTCCATACTGTATTTTTCTCTCGACATATGATACATTATGCTAGAAAATGGACTCTGACAATATCATGTTGACTGGATTTATTATTGGGCATTTGCCTTAACTGGTAGATTAAAGTGCCTGCTGCAATTGACACCCTATCCATTTAGTTTTTACTGCTCATCTCTGTATGTATGGTGTTAATGTGATATCTTTCCTTTCAATGTGATGTCTTAtgtcaattttaatattttgtgttGATTTGATGTGTTATAACAAGAATAACATTCAGTAAATTTACGATTTAATCCTTCCAGCGATTCGCTCTTGCTGCAGCGGAGCTTAATGGGGCCATATATGCTGTTGGTGGATATGATGGAAAGAATTACTTAAAGTAAGATGGAATGTgaatttatcttcttttttctaaactatgcgtgtgtgtgtgtgtgtgcgcgcgcacGCGTGCGCTTGTAGATATACAAGCATGCATGAATTTCGAAACATGGCAGTTTTGACATCTCATATAGAAAAAACCGATTGCATATGTAGTTTCTTGTTAAGGTATTAAAGTTTTGTGTCAACATAGTTGAGATTCTGTATCTTCTAAATTCTAGCCATGGTTTCTATCAAAGATGAGACTCGTTTTTGTCACCGTGTGTTAGGGCTGGTTTTAGAAAAAAGGGCTTGTGGGCCAGTAATAAATTGATATTAGTAATTTTCACAATGAAAGCAGTTTTAGTCGGTCTCACTCTCTGGATGTCtagcaatattttattttattctatttccATGTAAAGATCCTTTACATTCTCAGGTCGGCTGAGAGATTTGACCCTAGGGAACACACATGGACCAGAATCCAGAGTATGAATACAAATCGGGGATGCCCTGCTTTAACTGTCATGAATGAAAAACTGTAAGTTTCTATCACCATATGTgggtaattaataaattaatattttactttattCTTTCATTACTATGCACCTGTTCGTTGTAGCAAGTCGgttctttctttgctttctaAATCATGTACCATCAGCAAATAGGTGCTCTTTAATCTTAAGCGATATCCTGTTAGTGTTAGCTCTTCTgttctaattaataaattaatacaatTCAAATAGATGAAGTTTTGAAGAAGTCGTTGGTCTTCCCCACAAGCTAGCACATCTTTGGTTgtatgatataaaaattttatgcaGATATATTATGGGTGGTTTTGATGGAAATGAAATGGTCCCAAGTGTTGAAATATATGATCCTCGCAATGGATCATGGATGACTGGAGCTGTGATGAATAAACCCAGGGGATATTCCGCTGCTGCTGTTCTGGAGGATTCTTTGTATGTAATAGGAGGAACTACAGACAGTGGTACCATAACAGACACAGTAAGATGCATTTCATGTTATTGGTATTATTCTGAACTCGTTAATCTAAATTACAGTCGCTCATTTACATACGTATTGGATTACAGGTTGAAAGCTACAAGGAGGATTTAGGTTGGGAAGTAACTTATCAGGGATCTATGGCCTGCAGGTGCTTCGCCTCCGCTATTGTTTTATGAAGTGATCTGGCTACCTGATGTGCTTATATTAAGTGACACCAATTATCATAGTAAACTAGAAAATATCAAGAGTTCCAGATGTGCTTATATAGCTCGAAACTAGTTATTTTGGTGAACTAGCTAGTAAAAGATAATTTCTCTGCCACTATAAAATATggagttaattgcaaaatgcACCCTTAAACCTGGGCCCAAACGCACTTCGGTCAACATACTTTTATAAATTGCAGTTTGCAACCCCTTAATATTTATCGCCCTGCATTTGAGAAGACAACAAAGGAAGAAATCAGAATATACATATCTTGACTATAGAAATGAATCTTGATCTTCTTAGAATTGAAGCTCCGGGTTCGGAAAGCAATCCAAGTTATTGGTTTATAACTATCTAGCGGAAAGAAACCAAAATAGTACCTTAaatatatttctaagaactgCTGAGCAAACCAAGTGAAAGAAGCATTCTGATTTCTGGAGTTGAATATTTCCACAATTATGTACCACAATACAAGGTGCAAAGGCATAAGGTATTCTTgtcctccctccgtccccctcgattgtttacattggagggggacacggagaccaagataatgtataaaaaaatgagtaaaattagatgaaaagtgggtaaagtggtgggacctatcgatatttaataatagatttgagatagtggatgaaagtagtgggtgtaatagtagtttttattgttaaatatgagatagtagggggagatagtgggtgtaatgatgggaaaaacttactatttatagtaacgtaaagaaatgagaggcacATCCCAAattagtaactgtaaagaaatgagagagacagagggagtagctcTAACTTCAATAGCAGTAGCTGCAACAATCTTTTTCACCAGTTGAGGGTCCCTGCATAGGAATAATATGCATCAGTTTACATCTCCAGATGTACAAtatagattttatatataaacttaTTTTGCACTATCTTCTCAAATTTCATTCTT
This genomic window from Daucus carota subsp. sativus chromosome 7, DH1 v3.0, whole genome shotgun sequence contains:
- the LOC108194231 gene encoding uncharacterized protein LOC108194231; its protein translation is MGAGRRVQTFNLNDTAVSSPNKAGSSTDFRYLSKKNLGGVIFGCTNSTIKECLHKQLFGLPASHISYVSNIAPGLPLFLFNYTDRKLHGIFESASSGRMNINPYGWTPDGSGRTLYPAQVEICLRLQCQALHEDQFKPIIVDNYYSATHFWFELDHVQTNKLMSLLSSLAVAPSTSLPQNVAKWRDLFEVIPLPHKGKGNQVNEANLDVDFYQLYESNRDMQLATSDVVPGFSGNSQPLELHLKKGTVPEEEKEHILMKLKEMTIAREHTDSSLKKNVEDAAIVNDMSMEHSSMLKRNEISREKAEPVNTSDDSEIITQLIERLEELEAFKEEQLRRTEHAEKKLVEAETEIQQLKQRYITLECRLNPCTYPVKEGIIEFSTESHLNFKELIFLVGGYDGKTCLSSLDAYLPSQNKMKSLMPMSVVRSLASVAMLCGELYAFGGGNGSEWYNTVESYNPTHNKWIPRPSLNGRPKGSLAGATLQHKIFAIGGGNGCESFSEVEMLDLDLGRWVMTQSMLEKRFALAAAELNGAIYAVGGYDGKNYLKSAERFDPREHTWTRIQSMNTNRGCPALTVMNEKLYIMGGFDGNEMVPSVEIYDPRNGSWMTGAVMNKPRGYSAAAVLEDSLYVIGGTTDSGTITDTVESYKEDLGWEVTYQGSMACRCFASAIVL